From Thermoflexus sp.:
GTAGGCCTTGAGATAGCGGGAGAGCTCGGCCACGCAGCGATGGTGATGACGGACCAGGCCGATGATCCACTCGATTTCCATTCGCACCGCCTCGGGGTCCCCCAGGCGCAGGGCGGCTTCGATCACCTTCCCCAGCTCCAGAAGCCCGATTTCCAGCTCTGCCTCCTGCACCTCGGCGCGGAGTTGCATCCGTAGAGAAGCCTCCAGGGCGGGACGGACGGCGCGATATCGAGCCAGGGCTTCCCGGTAGACTTCAGGCAAGGGGGTGAACTCCGGCGATCGATCTCCGCGGAGGATTGCCTCCACGCGGTCCGGGAGCTCTTCCCCCAACTCCCCGATATAGACGCCGGGGATGTAGGCTCCCAGAGAGGGCCGCTGCTGAAAAACCCGCCCGCCATAGGCCACCGGAACGTCCATCTCCCGCAGGAGATCCGCCATGTCGGCCAGGCTGGCCGCGGTTGTGAGCATCTGGGCCGTCAGGATCACCAGCCGGGGGCGGATGGCCTTGATGGCTTCTTGCATGCGGAGCAGCGGCACATCGGCCCCCAGGTCCACCACGGGCCATCCTCGCCGGCGCAGGAGAAAGGAAACCCAGAGCCCGGGGAGGATGTGCCTCTCCCCGGGAGGACAGGCGATCAAGAGGCGCTCCGATCGGAGCGGCGGTGGAGCGGCGGCGATCAGGGCATGGAGCCGGCGGGTGGCCAGGGCCGATGCGAAGTGCTCCTGCTGGACGGTGGCCAGGCCCTGATACCATCGGTCTCCGATTTCCTCCAAAGCGGGTTGCAGCAGGCGCAGGACGACCACTTCCGGGGGATACAGGGCGAAGGCCTGGACAAGCACGCTTTCAGCCTCCTCCTCGGCGAAGCGCATGCAGGCGTCGATCCAGGCCTTCCGCAGGCTCTGCAAGGAAGGCGCCCCCTCTGGAGAAGCCAGCGTCTCCCCGGTCTCCCGCAGCGGATCTCGCCCCTGGGCCTCCAGAGTCCGCCAGAGGGCGACCGCCCGTCCGATCGACATTCCCTCCGCCTGTCGAGCCATCAGCCAGCGGATGATCTCGATATCCCGGCGGGAATACAGCCGGTGTCCGCCCGGCGTGCGGGCCGGACGGGGAAGCCCATACCGGCGCTCCCAGGCTCGCAGGGTGTGCGGCAGGATCCCGGTTTCTCGGACCACTGCTTTCAGGTTGTAGGTGGGGGCTTCGAGATCGGTCTTCTCCCTCATCCCTCTCCCCTGGGTTTTTCCACCGGAGGTGGGGATCCCGGATAGGCCGCCTCTCACGCCGGGAGGTCAGAACCCCGGGTCCAGGCCGGCCGCCATAGGAGGATCCGCCGGGGAGGGGTGGTCGCTGGGAACTCCTGCCGGATCCGCTCGGCGACCAGCTTGGCGGAGAGCAGGACCATGGGAAGGCCGGTGCCTGGATGGGTGCTCGCTCCCACAAAGTATACGTTGGGGTAGCGGGGATGACGGTTGGACGGACGGAGATATCCGACCTGGGAGAACTGATGGCCCAGGCCGAAAGCAGCCCCTCGCTCCAGATTGTATAACTGTCCCCACTCCCGGGGAGTGCGGATGATCTCCACGCGAATCCAGCGCAGGAAATCCCTCAGGCCCAGGGTTTGGGCTAAGCGGGCGGCGATGGCCTCGCGGGCGCGTGTGATCCACTCGATCCTGTCCTCCATGGGATCCTCCTGCAGATGGCCCACGGGCACCAGGGCCATGACCGCGTCGCATCCCGCCGGGGCGGCCGCTGGATCCAGCCGGGAGGGAACGTGCAGGTAAAAGCTGGGGGGATCGGGAAGCTCATGGTCCCGGAAGATCCGTTCGAAGCTGGCGCGGTAGTCCCCTGTTAGGAAAACGTGGTGAGGATAGAGGGAAGGGATCTGACGATCCAACCCCCAATAGAAGGTGAGCACCCCGCAGCTGTAGCGCATCCGCTGGAGGCGTTGCACCTCGGGTCCGGGCGGCAGCAGCTGTCGATACGCGTAGGGGAGATCCGCGTTGATGACGACCAGATCCGCAGGGATCCGATGGCCGTCCTCCAGAACGACCCCGGTCGCTCGGTGGCCATCGATCTCGATCCGCTTCACGGGGGCCTGATAGATGAAGCGAACCCCCCGATCTTCCGCCAGGGCGGCCAGCGCTTCCACGATCCGATACATGCCGCCCCGCGGGAACCAGATTCCTTCTGTCAGCTCGGAGGCAGCCAGCAGCGCGTAGGTGGCCGGCGCTTCATAGGGGCTGAGGCCCAGATACATATCCTGAAAGGTCATCGCTGCCCGCAGGCGGGCGTCCCGGACATAGCGGCGAGTGTCCGCATAGTGCCGGCGCAGGGCGCGCATCTGAAACAGAAGCGGGATCTGCTGCGGCCCGAAATATTCAAAAGGAGAGCGGAAATTCCGACCGACGAACCGTTCCAGCGCCAGGCGGTAGAAGCGATGCCCATCCTGGAGGTATCGCAGGAAGCCTTCAAAAGCCCCTGGCTCCAGCGCTTCGATCTGCTCACGGATCTGGACCAGGTCGGAGGTCATCACCAGCTGGGATCCGTCCCAGAAAGAAATTGCGTATGTAGGATCCACACGGATCAGCTCCAGGTGATCCTCGATGCGCCCGCCCAGATCGGCAAACGTCTGGGCGAACACGTGGGGCATCAGCATCAAGGTGGGCCCCGTGTCCCAGCGATAGCCGCCTTGAATCAGGCGGCCACAGCGCCCCCCGGGTTCCGCGTTTTTCTCGAGGACGGTCACCTGCCATCCTTGCTGGGCCAGTCGGGCAGCAGCCGCCAGGCCGCCCAGCCCCGCTCCAACGATCACCGCATGCGAAGCCATTCGCTCCTCCGTGGAAGGAATGGAGCCTCAGGAACCCTCGGCGAACGGGCGCGAGGGCGGACGATCCATCGGATCCGCCCCCGCTGCCCCTTCACCCGCTCCTGCACCCCTTTCACCTTACCAGAGTTTCCATATTTTGTCAAGAATATTCTTGACAAAATATGGACAACTCGATAAAATAGAGGCATCCAGAGGGAGGAGGGGGGATGGCGGTGCGGGAGTGGAGCTGGGAGGAGGGGCTGGTTCGGCGGGCGTGGGAGGGATGGAACAGTCCAGCCAGCGAAGGGAGGGCTGTGCCCGATGGGGTGCTGGATCGAGCCTATCGGGTTTGCGAGGCCGTCCTGCGGGCGCACAGCCGCTCGTTCTATCTGTCCTCTGCCCTTTTGCCGGCGGAGACCCGACGGGCGATTCGGGTGCTGTATGCCTTCTGCCGGGTAACCGACGATCTGGTCGATCAGGGAGATGGGGATCGGGAAGGGCGTCTATCGCGCTGGCGGGAGCTGGTCCTGGCTTCCGATCCGCCCGCGGAGGAGCCGGTGGCCCTGGCCTGGGCGCATGTGCGGGCGCGCTATCGTATCCCGCAGGGCCTGGTGGAGCAATTTCTGGATGGCGTTTCCCGGGATCTACGCCCGGTTCGTTTGGAGACCTTTCAGGAGCTGGCGGATTACTGTTATGGAGTGGCTTCCACGGTGGGCCTGATGAGCATGCGGATTATCGGTGGCTCGTCTCCGGAGGCGATTCCCTTTGCGGTACGCCTGGGGGTTGCTCTGCAGCTCACCAACATCCTGCGGGACGTGGGGGAAGATCTGGAGATGGGGAGGGTGTATCTTCCGTTACAGGAGCTGCGCGCCTTTGGTCTGAGCGAGGAGGATCTCCGAGCCCGTCGGGTGGATGAGCGTTGGAGGTCCTTCATGCGGTTTCAGATCGCCCGGGCTCGTCAGCTATATGCGGAGGCCTGGCCGGGCATTGCCCTTCTTCCATCCAGGGCCCGATTGGCCATTGCCGCGGCGGCCGATCTCTACCGGGGCATCCTGGAGGTTATCGAGCGAAACGATTTCGATGTGTTCCGCCGGCGGGCGGCGCTGCGCGGATGGGAGCGGATATGGCGTCTGATTCGGCTGCGCTGGGCGCTACGCCGCGCGACATGACATAGAAAGCTCGACGAAGAACCCCGGCTCTCCCTGGGGGCACCTCGAGGCATCCCCTTCTGTAAAAAGCTCCCCGAACGAAGGATAGGCATGGCCGTTTTCCCCCACGGGCTACTGGCCGCCCCAGGAGGCAAAACGAGGGCGTTGCAGCTCCGTATCTCGAAACCCATGGCTGGGAAGGGGAAAGCCTTCCAGGAAAGGGAGGGCGGCGCTACAATAGAGGGCAAGTGCCGGGGGCGGGAGTCGAACCCGCACGGCCTTGCGGCCACCTGATTTTGAGTCAGGCGCGTCTTCCTGTTCCGCCACCCCGGCGCGTTCTCCGCATGCTTCATTCTAAAAGGGGCCCCGGATGAGTGTCAAGACCGCGGAACGCGGGATCCCATCCTCCATCCGATGGCTCACGCTCGGGCTCTGGATCTATACGCTGAGGGCGATCCTGTCGCCTATCACGATGAAGGCCGGCCTCCATCGGCCGGCATCCATCCTTTACACCCTTGTCTGGACGTTTTTCCCGCGCCTGTGGCTTCTGGAGTGGGCCGCATGGGAGGAGCGGTCCCGGCCGCTGGGATAGCCGCGGCTCTCGAGAGGGCCGGAGCGCGGCAGACAGCCCCTGCCCCCAGACGTTCCCGCGAGAATCCGCCAAAATATAACCGGGCAAAGCGCTGCCCGATGGAAATCCCACCGGAGGAGGCAGATCTGTGAATGAGCAGGAGCCGTCGCCGGTTTTCCCGGAATACGAAGCGGTTCCTCCCGGCCATCGTTCCGGTTTCGTGGCCATCATCGGCAAGCCCAATGTGGGGAAGTCCACGCTGTTGAACGCCTACCTGGGCACTAAGATCTCCATTGTCTCGCCGAAGCCGCAGACCACCCGGCATCGGATCCTGGGCGTGCTGACCCGGCCGGACGCCCAGGTGATCTTCATGGACACGCCGGGCATCCACCAGCCGTTCCACAAGCTGGGAGAATACATGGTGGAAGTGGCCCGACGCACGATACCGGACGCCGATGTGATCGTTTTCATGGTCGATGTCTCCCAGTGGCCGGATGATGAGGATCGCATGATCGCCGATCTGTTGAAGGAGCAGGCAGCGGACAAGCCGGTGATCCTGGCGTTGAACAAGATCGACCTCTTGCGGTCCGACCGGGAGAGTCGTCTGGCGGCCTACCGGGCGCTGGCCCCCACGCCGCCGGACGCGGAACCTCCTTTCCCCTGGGAGGAGGTGCAGATCTCGGCCGTTCGAGGCGATCACCTGGATCTCCTGCTGGAGCGCATCATTGCGCATCTCCCAGAGGGGCCTCGATACTACGATCCCGAGATGCTCACGGACCAGCCGCTCCAGAGGATCGTGGCGGAGCTCATCCGGGAGAAAGCCCTGCTCCTGCTGCGGGAGGAGGTTCCCCACGGGATCGCCGTGGAGATCACCGATTGGGTGGATCGGAATCCGAACCTGACGTATATCGCGGCCACGATCTATGTGGAGAAGGAAACCCACAAGCCGATTGTGATCGGCGAGAACGGCCAGATGCTGAAGCGCATCGGGGCCGCCGCCCGCCAGGAGATCGAGGCGCTGCTGGGGCATCCCGTGTATCTGGAGCTCTGGGTGAAGGTCCGAAAGAACTGGCGTCGGGATCCGGAACAGCTGCGCCGCCTGGGCTACGCCCTGCCGCGCGAGCGGAAGGGGCGGCGGTGAATGGAATGGGACGTAAGGGTCTATTTCCTCGTTTGGGCTCAACCGCGCGTTCTGTCATGAAAGCGCCCGCCGGGCTGCTGGTGCTGGATAAGCCGAAGGGGTGGACCTCGCACGACGCAGTGGAGCGGGTCCGGAAGGTCACCCGGATCCAGCGGATCGGCCACGCCGGGACGCTGGATCCCCTGGCGACGGGGGTGCTGGTGCTGCTGGTCGGCCCGGCGACCCGGCTGGCCGAGTTCCTGCTGGGCCATGATAAACGCTACCGGGCTACCATCCGCCTGGGGATCCGCACGGATACCGATGACGCCGAGGGGCGGATCCTGAGCGAGCGGCCTGTGGAGGTCTCCCGGGAATCTTTCGAGGAAACGCTGCGTTCCTTTGTGGGGGAAATCACCCAGATCCCGCCGGCTTTCTCGGCGATTCGGCAGGGCGGAGAGCGCCTGTATGAGAAGGCCCGGCGTGGCGAGACGGTAACGCCATCGCCCCGGCGGGTGCGGATCGATGCGCTGCATCTGGTGGAATGGAATCCGCCATGGGCGACGATCGAGGTCGCCTGTTCCGCGGGGACCTACATCCGGGCCCTGGCTCGGGATATCGGGGAACAGCTGGGATGCGGCGCTCATCTCGCGGAGCTGCGCCGGCTGGCCAGCGGCCCTTTCACCCTGGCGGATGCGGTCCCATGGGAGACCCTGGAGGCCGCCGCCCGGTCCGGGGAATGGCTCCGCTATCTTCGACCGATGGCGGACGCCCTGCCGGATTGGCCGCCGATCACGCCGGCGCCGGAGATCCTGAACCGGCTCCGGCACGGGCAGCCTATCCCGGTCGAGGCGCTGCCCGATCCTGGCTCCCGGCTTCGGGTGCACGGGCCCGATGGGGGGGTGCTGGCGCTGCTGGAGCGCCAGGGAGAGCGCTGGCAGCCGGTGCGGGTGTTTCCAGAAGACCCGTGAAGGCAACCCGCCGGTAAAACCGGGCCATGGAGCTCATCTTTTTGCAGATTCAGGGGGCATCTGGATGAAGTTCGCTCAGCGTTTCGAGGAGGTCGAGCCCTTTCCGTCGGTGGTGACCGTGGGGGCCTTTGACGGGGTGCACCTGGGCCACCAGGCCCTGATCGGACAGGTGGTGGCCATGGCCCGGGCTCATGGCTGGCGCTCGGTGGTGGTGACCTTCTTTCCCCACCCCGTGGTCGTTCTGCGAGGGGAACCCCCCTTTTATCTGACCTCGCCGGAGGAGAAGCGGGCGCGCATCGCCCGCCTGGGGGTGGATGTGCTGATCCAGCTTCCCTTCACGCTGGAGACCGCCCGCACCCGGGCGGCGGATTTCGTGGAACGCCTCGTCCAGATCGGCATGCGGGCGCTGTGGGCGGGGCCGGATTTCGCGCTGGGATACCGCCGGGAGGGCACCCTGCCCGTGCTGGAGGAGCTGGGACGCCGTTATGGCTATACCCTGCATGTCGCGATGGAATTCCAGCTGGGCGGGCGCCCAGTGCGGAGCAGCCGCATCCGGGAGGCGCTGCGGCGAGGGGATGTGCGCGCCGCGGCCGAATGCCTGGGGCGGCCCTTCTCGGTGAGCGGCGTGGTGATCGCCGGCGCGGGCCGCGGGCAGCGCCTGGGGTTCCCGACGGCCAACCTCGCCATCTGGTCGGAACACGCGCTCCCCGCGAATGGAGTTTACGCCTGCTGGGCGGAGCGGCCGGATGGCAGCCCCCATATGGCCGTCGTGAACATCGGGGTGCGGCCGACCTTCGATCAGAGCAGCGAGCGGGTGGTGGAAGCGCACCTGCTGGACTGGACCGGCGACCTGTATGGACAGACGCTGACGCTGCATTTCGTCGAAAGGCTCCGGGAGGAGCGCCGGTTCCCCTCCATCGCCGAGCTGGTCGCCCAGATCCACCGCGATATCGCCCGGGCCCGCGAGATCCTGGGCGCCGCCCCGGTTCCGGTTTAGGAGGCAACGCGGCGAGGGGCCCCTTGCCCCGGCCTCTGAAGGCCCGCAGGCCGCCTTGGGGATCCCGCTTTGTCTGCGGCGGAATATGACCGGGCTGCGAACGGCGATCCCAGCGAAAACCGCTCACGCCGGGAGGTCAGGATGAACACGCTGAACCGTGTGATCGTGGTGCTGATGCTCCTGATGGCCATTCCCCTGTGCAGCGTGGTGTTGATCACTCCGGTGGAGCTCGCCCAGCTCGTCCAATCCGCTACGCGCACGGTGATCGAAACCCTCAGCCAGATCCGCCCGGAGATCCGCTACGGTGTGGGGATCCTTCTGGCCCTGGCGCTGGACGCCCTGCTGATCCTGTGGTTGCTTTTCGAAGTGCGGCCCCCGCGCCGGATCGTCCGGGTGCCCGCGGTGAGCGGCGCCATCGTGGCGGTGGCCGTGGATTCCATCCGGGAGCGCCTGAAGTATCACCTGGACCAGCTAACGGATGTGATCGAGGTATATCCCCGGGTGATCCCGCATCGGGAGGGGCTACGGGTGGAACTGGACGTGCTGACCACGCCGGAGGTGGAGATCCCCAGCAAAGCCCAGGAGATCCTGCAGATGGCCCGGATGGTGGTGGAAGACAAGATGGGCCTTCGCCTCCAAGGCCAGCCGGTGGTCCGCATCCGCCACGCGCCCTATCCGAAGGGGGGGCCTCGCCCCTCTTCACCGGGGGCGCATTAGACCAGGCGTCCGGCCCTCGGGCGGGGTAAGGCGGGATAAGAAGGAATCCCCGGCGGATGATCCTCTGGGTGGGGCCCGTCGAACCGGAGGGGCAGGGCGGAGGCTCGCCCGCGTCACCGACGGCGGTGGGCCTCGCGGACGTTGGGGATTTGTTCGATCCGCGTCAGGGCCCGGTGGAGCTGGGCCGCGGAGCGGACCTCCAGGGTGGCCTGGAAGACCGCGAAGCCGTTGCGGGTATCCACGCTGATGCGGGCGATGTTGATCTGTTCATCCTTCAGGACCCCGCTGATCTCATGGAGCAAGCCCACGCGGTCGATGGCGATGATTTCCACCTCCACCGGGTAGCCTTTCTCTCCGGCCGGGAACTGGACCTCGATCAGGCGCTCCGGCGTGCGCACGTTCAGGATGTTGGGGCAGCTCCGGCGGTGGATGGTAATCCCCCGATTGCGGGTGATGTAGCCGATCACCTCGTCTCCGGGCACCGGGTTGCAGCAACGGGCCAGCTGCATCAGGAGGCCCTGGGGGTTGTTCTCCACCAGCACCGGCCGTGAGGCGTCGTAGCGTTCGGGGGAGGCGGGGAGCTCGGGGGCGGCCTTCTGTTCCTCCCGGCGCCGCTCTTCCTCCATCCGGATCAGGCGGGGCGCCAGCTGCTCCGGGGAGACATCGCCCCAGCCGATGGCCGCCAGCAGGTCTTCGGGCTCCTTGTAGCCGAACTCCGTGTAAAGCCGGCGCGTCGCCTCATCCACCGAGAAGGGGACGCCCAGGCGCCGGATCTCCTGGGCCAGGATCTCCCGGCCGTGCACGATGTTCTCCGCCCGGCCCTGCTGTTTGAACCACTGGCGGATCTTCTGGCGGGCGCGGGAGGTCTTCACATATCCCTTGGCCGGATCCAGCCAGTCCCGGCTGGGGCCGCCCTGCTTGGCGGGGATGATCTCCACCTGATCGCCCATCTGGAGGACGTAGTTGAGGGGGACCCATTTCCCGTTCACCCGGGCGCCGCGGCAACGATGCCCCAGCTCGGTGTGGATATGGTAGGCGAAGTCGATGGGCGTGCTCCCCCGGGGAAGGTCGATGACGTCCCCTTTCGGGGTGAACACGTAAATTCGATCCTCGAAGACATCCGTCTTGAGGGACTCCACGAATTCCTTCGCGGAGGTCACCTCATTGCGCCACTCCATCAGGGAGCGCAGCCAGGCCACCTTCTTCTCATAGGCCAGGTCGCGCTTCGAGACCTGTTCTTTGTAGATCCAGTGGGCGGCGATGCCGTATTCCGCCTCCCAGTGCATTTCCCAGGTGCGGATCTGCACCTCCAGCGTCTTGCCATCCTCCAGCATCACCGCCGTGTGCAGGCTGCGATAGGAGTTGTCTTTGGGGTTCGCGATGTAGTCGTCGAACTCTTTGGGGATCGGGCGCCACATGGAGTGGATGATGCCCAGGACCTGATAGCACTCGGGGATGGTGTTCACGATGATGCGCACGGCCCGCACATCATAGACCTGGTCGAAGGAGACGCCCTTGCGGACCATCTTGCGGTAGATGCTGTAGATGTGCTTGGCCCGCCCGGTGACCTCGGCGTGAATGCCCTCCTCCGCGAGGCGGGCCTTGATGCGCTCCACGATCTGCTGGATGTGGCGCTCGCGCTCCGCCCGGCGCTCGTCGATGGCCCGGGCGATCTCCCGGTATTTCTCCGGCTCCAGATAGCGGAAGGCCAGATCCTCCAGCTCCCACTTCAGCTGCCAGATCCCCAGGCGATTGGCCAGGGGGGCGTAGATCTCCAGGGTCTCCCGGGCGATGCGCTTCTGCTTCTCGGGGGGAAGCGCGCCCAGGGTGCGCATGTTGTGCAGGCGGTCGGCCAGCTTGATCAGCACGACGCGGGGATCCTCCACCATAGCGAAGAAGATCTTGCGGATGTTCTCCGCGCTCTGCTCGTCCCGCCCTGTGCGCCGGGCCTCCCCGTCCTCCGGCTGGGCCCGCAGCCGGTCGATGTATTTCAGCTTGGTGACCCCATCCACCAGGCGGGCGATCTCCTCCCCGAACTCGCGCCGGATGTCCTCCAGCGTGATCCCGGTATCTTCCACCACGTCATGAAGCAGGCCGGCGGCGATCACCGGGGGATCCATGCGGAGCTCGGCCAGGATGCCGGCCACGGCCAGGCAATGGTAGAGATAGGGCTCTCCCGAGGCGCGGGTCTGCGCCCGGTGGGCCCGCTCCGCCAGCGCGTAGGCGCGCTCGATCAGCGCGCGGTCCGAGGGGCTCAGGGGATCGCGGATCTGTTCCAGCAGAAACTCCAGGGTGGTCGGGCTCTGCACCCCCACCATGCCCTCACCGCCTTTCCATCCCTTTCCTTAATTTTATCACTCCTGAAATTTTATCACTCCTGAGGCGGCGGGAAGGAGCTACGCGCGGAGGTCCTGCGGCCATCCGGCCCGGGCGGCGGCCTCCGTCAGGGCCCGACGGAGCAGCACAGCGACCATCTCCCGTCGGTATTCGGAAGAGCCCCGGAAGTCTCCCGGTGGGCTCACCCGGTTGCGGGCCTCCTCCGCGGCCATGGCGAAACGCTCCGGATCCGGCGGATGCCCTTCCAGCATCCGCTCGGCCTCGATGAGCCGCACCGGCCGCGGCGCGACTCCGCCGGCCGCGATCCGCACACCGTAGCAGGCCCCGTCCACCCCTCGGAACAGCCGGACCGCCACGCCGACGATGGGGGCATCGGCGGGCGTGCGGGCGACCTTGTGGAAGGCCGCGCCCATAGGAGCCGCGGAGAGCGGGAGGCGGACCTCCGTGAGGAGCATCCCCTGGCGTTGCAGGGCTTCCCGATAGTCATAGAACGCCTCCATGTGGATCGTCCGCGGCCTCTCAGGCTCCGTGAACACCATGAGCTCGGCGTCCAGGGCCAGCAGGACCGTCGCCAGGGGCTGTTCAGAGGAGGCGCCGACCACCGCCCCGCCCACCGTGCGCTGGTTCCGGAGGGGAAGGGGCGCGGTCTCCCGGGCGGCGACGGCGAGGATGCCCCCTCCATAGGCGGCGCTCTCCGGGGTCTCCACCAGCGCCTGCAGCGGCGTGGTCGCCCCGATCCGAAGGGTGTTCCCTTCCAGCCGGATGAAATTCAACCCCAGGTCCTGGAGGTCCACCACGGCCTCCACCTCGCGCGCCCCTTCGGCCAGGAGCTGGGTTCCCCCGCCGATGGGCACGGTTCGAATATCCGGACGCCGGAGAAGGGCGAGGGCCTCGGCGAACGTTTTCGGTCGGTGATACGCTCGCAGGTTCAGTGGCATGGTCGGGAGCCTCCTTCGGGATGCGTGGGAAGGGATGGCTTTCAGCGCTCCTCCTCCGGATATACCCGCCAGAACGGTCGTTCCGCATCGAAGGTGGACCGGATCTCGGGGGGGACGTTCACCAGGATGGCTTCCGCCTCCGCGCAGAGCGTTCCATCCGGCCGGCGGAGCTCCGCGCGCGCCCGGGCCAGGCGCGTTCCGGCCCGAAGGGGACGGGCGACCAGAAGGAGCGTTTGCCCGATGGGGACCGGATGATGATACCGGACGGTCAGCTGGGCGGTGACCATGAAGCGCTCCGGGGCTTCGATCATCACCGCGCGTCCGGCCGCCTCGTCCAGCAAGGCCGCGACCACTCCGCCATGAGCCACCCCCGGATATCCCTGATAGACCTCCGGGATCACCACCTCGGCCCGGACCGTGGTCTTCCCATCCTCATAGAAGCGGACCTTCAGGCCGGCCGGGTTCTGCACGCCGCAGATGAAGCACATGCGGGAGTTCGGCTGGAGTGTCCCCTCCATTTTCACGCCTCATGCCTGGGCGAAGATATCGATCATCAACCGGACATCCCCCAGGGGGTAGAGGACGGGGCAGGTGCATCCGGCGGCGCGGTATTCATCCACCTTGCGGCGGACCTCCTCGGGCGATCCGCTGGCGGTGATGAGCTGCACGATGTCGTCGGGCACAAGCTCCATGGCCCGCTCGATCTGCTCGGGGGTCGCCGGCCAGGTGAGGACCCGCCCGATTTCGTCCAGGAGCTCCTGGGGCACGCCGCTGGCCTTCATGATATGCGGCTGCTGGCCCAGATACTGGGTCACCAGCTTGCGGGCGCTATCCAGGGCCTTCTTGCGGTCGTGGTCGACGGAGCACACCACCAGTTGCGGGCGGTCAATGTCCTCGACGCGGCGGCCGGCCCGCCGCGCGCCGATCTCCAGGTGGTGGAGGGCCATCTCGTTATACTTCGGCGAGACCAGGTAGTTCAGCAGCACGCCATCGGCGATCTCGCCGGCCAGCTCCATCATCTGCATGCCGGTGGCCCCGATGTAGATGGGGACGTTGCGGGGCTCCCGGCGCCCATACACCACGTCCAGCTCCACATCGGTGAGATGCACGAACTGGCCGTGGAAGGTCACACGTTTCATGGCCAGGAGGTCGCGCACCACGGTGACCACCTCGCGCATGGCCTGGAGGGGTTTCTCCCGTTTGATGCCCACCTTGGAGGCCAGGGGATCCCACCAGGCGCCGATGCCGAGGATGATGCGGTTGGGGGCGAGGTCGTCCAGGGTGAGGAACGTGGCGGCGATCAGAGCCGGGTTACGGGTCCAGTTGTTGATCACGCCGGAGGCCACTTTGATCCGTTCGGTCACGGCGGCGTAAGCGGCCATGGGGACGATGGCGTCGCGGACCAGCCGGGATTCCGCCTGCCAGACAGCCTCGAAGCCGCGCTGTTCCGCGTATTGCACGTAGCGCATGGCCTCCCGCAGATCGTGGGCGTCCTGGAGGTAAAGGGCGACGCGCTCCGGCATGGGAGCCTCCGTGTGGGATGTTTTCCCCCCATTTTAACCGGAAGGCCGGACGTTTGCCGGGATGGCCGTCGCTTCCTATGCGGGTTTCAGAGTCTGAACGAAGGAAGAGAGAAGAGAGAGGAGATGGCTGGATCGCCTTCATGGTTTACGATGCAGGGCGCGGTCAGCAGCCCGTGGGTTGATTCACCCCCAGCCGGGCGAAGCCATGGGAAGATGGGCACCACTCAGGCGAAGGATTCCCCTGAGCAAGGCATGAGCTCCTTAGCTACAGCCGCACCTGGCCTTCCAGTGGGGCCACCACCACACCTGGAGGCGTAGGGCAACGGCTTGCAGTTGCCCTACAGGGAACGGAGAGGCTCCGCTCAACGATCGACGGTTGTCGTATTAAGGCTGAAGCGTGTCGGGAATCCAGGACCTTATCTCCACTGGCTATGGGCCCCTTTCACTTCACGCGTTTCAGATGGGCAGCGATCTGCAAAAGGGTGGAAACCGGATAGGGCGGATGCGGGCGGGAAGCCGTGATCATGATCGAGAGCCCCTCATGGTTCCAGGACAGCATCTGGGCTGCCCCATTATCTATGAAAACTCCTTCGTATTTCCCTACGACAGTTACTTTCTCCG
This genomic window contains:
- a CDS encoding PaaI family thioesterase, which produces MEGTLQPNSRMCFICGVQNPAGLKVRFYEDGKTTVRAEVVIPEVYQGYPGVAHGGVVAALLDEAAGRAVMIEAPERFMVTAQLTVRYHHPVPIGQTLLLVARPLRAGTRLARARAELRRPDGTLCAEAEAILVNVPPEIRSTFDAERPFWRVYPEEER
- a CDS encoding RelA/SpoT family protein, translating into MGVQSPTTLEFLLEQIRDPLSPSDRALIERAYALAERAHRAQTRASGEPYLYHCLAVAGILAELRMDPPVIAAGLLHDVVEDTGITLEDIRREFGEEIARLVDGVTKLKYIDRLRAQPEDGEARRTGRDEQSAENIRKIFFAMVEDPRVVLIKLADRLHNMRTLGALPPEKQKRIARETLEIYAPLANRLGIWQLKWELEDLAFRYLEPEKYREIARAIDERRAERERHIQQIVERIKARLAEEGIHAEVTGRAKHIYSIYRKMVRKGVSFDQVYDVRAVRIIVNTIPECYQVLGIIHSMWRPIPKEFDDYIANPKDNSYRSLHTAVMLEDGKTLEVQIRTWEMHWEAEYGIAAHWIYKEQVSKRDLAYEKKVAWLRSLMEWRNEVTSAKEFVESLKTDVFEDRIYVFTPKGDVIDLPRGSTPIDFAYHIHTELGHRCRGARVNGKWVPLNYVLQMGDQVEIIPAKQGGPSRDWLDPAKGYVKTSRARQKIRQWFKQQGRAENIVHGREILAQEIRRLGVPFSVDEATRRLYTEFGYKEPEDLLAAIGWGDVSPEQLAPRLIRMEEERRREEQKAAPELPASPERYDASRPVLVENNPQGLLMQLARCCNPVPGDEVIGYITRNRGITIHRRSCPNILNVRTPERLIEVQFPAGEKGYPVEVEIIAIDRVGLLHEISGVLKDEQINIARISVDTRNGFAVFQATLEVRSAAQLHRALTRIEQIPNVREAHRRR
- a CDS encoding bifunctional riboflavin kinase/FAD synthetase, whose product is MKFAQRFEEVEPFPSVVTVGAFDGVHLGHQALIGQVVAMARAHGWRSVVVTFFPHPVVVLRGEPPFYLTSPEEKRARIARLGVDVLIQLPFTLETARTRAADFVERLVQIGMRALWAGPDFALGYRREGTLPVLEELGRRYGYTLHVAMEFQLGGRPVRSSRIREALRRGDVRAAAECLGRPFSVSGVVIAGAGRGQRLGFPTANLAIWSEHALPANGVYACWAERPDGSPHMAVVNIGVRPTFDQSSERVVEAHLLDWTGDLYGQTLTLHFVERLREERRFPSIAELVAQIHRDIARAREILGAAPVPV
- a CDS encoding LLM class flavin-dependent oxidoreductase, coding for MPERVALYLQDAHDLREAMRYVQYAEQRGFEAVWQAESRLVRDAIVPMAAYAAVTERIKVASGVINNWTRNPALIAATFLTLDDLAPNRIILGIGAWWDPLASKVGIKREKPLQAMREVVTVVRDLLAMKRVTFHGQFVHLTDVELDVVYGRREPRNVPIYIGATGMQMMELAGEIADGVLLNYLVSPKYNEMALHHLEIGARRAGRRVEDIDRPQLVVCSVDHDRKKALDSARKLVTQYLGQQPHIMKASGVPQELLDEIGRVLTWPATPEQIERAMELVPDDIVQLITASGSPEEVRRKVDEYRAAGCTCPVLYPLGDVRLMIDIFAQA
- a CDS encoding FAD binding domain-containing protein; protein product: MPLNLRAYHRPKTFAEALALLRRPDIRTVPIGGGTQLLAEGAREVEAVVDLQDLGLNFIRLEGNTLRIGATTPLQALVETPESAAYGGGILAVAARETAPLPLRNQRTVGGAVVGASSEQPLATVLLALDAELMVFTEPERPRTIHMEAFYDYREALQRQGMLLTEVRLPLSAAPMGAAFHKVARTPADAPIVGVAVRLFRGVDGACYGVRIAAGGVAPRPVRLIEAERMLEGHPPDPERFAMAAEEARNRVSPPGDFRGSSEYRREMVAVLLRRALTEAAARAGWPQDLRA